A part of Salvelinus sp. IW2-2015 linkage group LG16, ASM291031v2, whole genome shotgun sequence genomic DNA contains:
- the LOC111975312 gene encoding C2 calcium-dependent domain-containing protein 4C-like, with translation MWVLDKIRGSVETTVLRRGENGDKEGNTPAYSNVLTPDKIPDFFIPPKLVSCPPEPETLDVVKPKEGLWLSASEQTIGSKKISSPQSPRLVVKLAGDTKNLLRAANRHIIQIETADDVVAGDTNADPQSQTAMSLPYVPKTQTSYGFATLMESPHTRRKESLFHCDQTSPLTSPNCQRKGKSSVSEGNHLNPASHNPYRYFSGGESDTCSSAESSPFSSPLLSRSASLLKIFTHETQAKVVKAKSKFARHSSLSTDECSSAEPSPNVPRRLHSPSLHGSGPSDREHTINLQNGGRVRLSADYDAGTARLRIRVLAAEELYDKVYDIKSINCCVSLYLNPGKLQKQRSTIIKNSRNPVFNEDFFFDSVTSVQVKNLAVKIKVVNKGTSLKRDFLLGEREIPLEKLIHDL, from the coding sequence ATGTGGGTTCTGGACAAGATCCGTGGGTCGGTAGAAACCACTGTACTCCGGAGGGGGGAGAATGGGGACAAGGAGGGCAATACTCCAGCCTACAGCAATGTTCTCACCCCTGATAAGATCCCTGACTTCTTTATTCCCCCCAAGCTGGTCTCCTGTCCCCCAGAGCCTGAGACCCTGGACGTCGTCAAGCCCAAGGAAGGCCTTTGGCTCTCGGCCTCTGAGCAGACCATTGGCAGTAAGAAAATCAGCAGTCCTCAAAGTCCTCGTCTGGTCGTCAAGCTGGCTGGGGACACCAAGAACCTGCTGAGGGCAGCAAACCGTCACATCATCCAGATAGAGACCGCTGATGATGTGGTGGCAGGGGACACCAATGCTGACCCTCAGTCTCAGACTGCTATGTCACTGCCCTACGTCCCCAAGACCCAGACCTCCTATGGTTTTGCCACTCTGATGGAGAGCCCCCACACCCGCCGCAAGGAGTCGCTGTTCCACTGTGACCAGACCAGCCCTCTGACCTCCCCCAACTGCCAGCGGAAGGGGAAGAGCAGCGTCAGCGAGGGCAACCACCTCAACCCCGCCTCTCACAACCCGTACCGCTACTTTAGTGGAGGGGAGAGTGACACCTGTTCCTCGGCTGAGTCCTCTCCCTTCAGCTCCCCGCTGCTCTCCCGCTCTGCCTCGCTGCTCAAGATCTTCACACATGAGACGCAGGCCAAGGTGGTGAAGGCCAAGAGCAAGTTTGCCCGCCACAGCTCCTTATCCACAGACGAGTGCAGCTCGGCCGAGCCCAGTCCCAACGTGCCGCGGCGTCTCCACTCCCCTTCCCTCCACGGCAGTGGGCCGTCGGACCGTGAGCACACCATTAACCTGCAGAATGGCGGCAGGGTGAGGCTAAGCGCCGACTACGATGCCGGCACAGCCCGCCTGCGCATCCGTGTTCTGGCTGCCGAAGAGCTATATGACAAGGTGTACGACATCAAGAGCATCAACTGCTGCGTGTCGCTGTACCTGAACCCTGGCAAGCTGCAGAAACAGAGGAGCACTATCATCAAGAACAGCCGGAATCCTGTGTTCAATGAGGACTTCTTCTTTGACTCTGTGACCTCAGTGCAGGTGAAGAACCTGGCAGTGAAGATCAAGGTGGTGAATAAGGGCACCAGCCTGAAGAGAGACTTTCTGCTCGGGGAGAGAGAGATCCCTCTGGAGAAGCTGATCCATGACCTCTAG